CATTTGTAGGCTATACCAGTTTTAcatcaaatattattgttaaacAAAGACTGCTATACAGGAATCGATGTTTTAGTAACTTAAAATATGGTTACTTTTCGAAAGTGTTAAAAGATACCAAGCAACCATATTTTACTCATCGTtgatttcttttattattttttgatatAACCTTTACTTTTTACTGGATGAAATCaagttgtttttacaaaaaatacaactCGTATATCCAGATATAATTCATTGTCCACTTTGGTGCATATGTTATGCTTATCTTTATTTATctgtgttatttattaaaatattatagcCCTTATTTGTGAATTTTCTCTAGGGTGTTTGCTAACTCAGTCTGTCTtggttttatgtttattatttaacccCTGATGCTGTAAAGGGGTTGTAGTAGATCAAAATAGGATTCCACCACACCAGTCCTTGTGCATGGTTGGACTACCAGTATGGACCCCTGGCAAACTTTGGTGTCCAGATGGTGAGATCAGATATATGACAGATGTAATTTTAGTTATTACCCATGTCATGTTTTCAAAATTGTGTATTAATGCTTATGTCATTATATTACTCTGTATTGCTTTTTATCAGATAAATGGtgtctgttttctcttttaGTTCTTCGTGGTGGCAGGTGCATACTCCACATGCGCTGAGAGCTTGTCTGTATAAAGTATGTAAACCCTTGGTGCCACTGCTGCTTTGCATCGCCGCCCTGGTGGCTGTGATTCTTTATGCTCTGGCAGATGATCTACACAGCTTTGTATGCAGGATCTTCATTCCTCAGTATCATTACCCTTATGCAGTGCCACTTGCATTCATACAGGTATTTCGGCTCTTTAGTTACATGTTTATCAATACACTAGTTTTACAATTGCCTATTATCGGAAAATGTCATATGATTTTCCTGATGTTTTACACATACATTTGGGGTCAGGAATGGCAAAGATTTAAATggaaatttataataaaaataaattgaattgtcATCACTAACAAAATCTCATGGAAATTCGTAACATATAAGTGGCTAATTGAACAATATTAGTAGTTTATTTTAGTACAATTTGCTTTTACACCAGTGATGTTAGGAttaggggttgggttaggggaggcgcttcattattgcttttttctataaatttttgtatgattcacattgtATGCATTCAAATGAATTAGCCATGTGAAAGCTATGAATTCCCATAAGATCGGGTTGTCAGTAATGGCGACAAACATGGATATCATGTTTTTCAATTAACTGTGAAATACAAATTTTCTCTAAACAAATGTGAATAAGAAAAGTCGATGTTATTGGACTTATCACTGGTATTGACCTCAAATGAAGGCAAGAATGCCAAAGCCactatacatttacaaatgtacaaGGTAATATGAAACCTGAATACCATAGATTAATTATTAAACCCAGGGTAAACTATGCACACCGTGAATGATGAAACATGATAACCCAGGTTAAGAATGACCCTGGGTTAACAAAGCTTTGCATAAATGTGGAATTTCAATAGATTCCAGGGTGTATATCACATCATCAGTGttatatctgtgtttatttgaaaaatgtaaaacagcaAGACTGGGTATCTCTCAGCTGAACCATCAGGTGTGTCTCATGTTATCATTGGATTGGTGGCATAAACTTTATTTTGCCAGTATTTGCATAATGACTGGCCAGATAAGATAAAGGATGTGGATACatcattatatactgtacataggTCCCTGGGATTAGTATGTATGTGAGTTGATGGAGAATAAATGTCATACATTGATCAAAggaaagtaaaacaaaacacattttttgtataaaCTATGCCTGCAATGTTGTCAGTACATTCCCATTCTTAGTTGCTGTTTAGTTTACTTCAAGgttgaaagggatagttcaccctaaaattaaaattctttcatttattctcatgtcattacaaaactgtacgtttttttcttctgcttaacacaaaagaacataatttgaaaaacattggtaaccaaaagACATTGGACTCCCCTGACTTTCAATGCATGAACcaaaaaccaccaagacatttctcaaaatatctttcacaGAAGGATTACGTCTCTGAATTAACCACTGTTTGCATTATGACCATCtaagaaaacatttgtgtaaaatataaCATGTCATATACCGCATATAAGTGGGCAATAGCATGTCACAACGCAGAACACGTATGAGCTATCCATGTGCTGTTGTTATCAGTTTTCTTTTGAAAGTGGGCTTGGTCTTTTCAAAGCACAAACATTTTATGGGACTAAGGTTTTCTCCAGGTTTTATGACATTGTATGGCATGTgatgattttaatgtgtttttaggTGTATTGAACTTTCTTTTATGCATTCATACTGTACATAATTTTCTAGGTATTTTTAAATCTCCTGGCGCTACTAGCCTTGCACGGTGTGGGCCTGGTGCACCTAAAGCCGTTCTCTCTGAGGCTGGCCGAGCGTTTGTTTGTACCTGCTGTCTGTGGGAGTGTCCAGTGTGTTTTGGCCCTATGGGCTGAAGCCAGTGCCCACTCTGGTCTGTACCCGCTGATCGCCCGGTTCCTCCCAATGGCCAGTGTGAGTCTGGGTCACCTGTTTGCACTCAGTTTGCCTGGTTCCATCCATATTTGCTGCCTTCTGACAGCTGTTACTGTCACCTCTGTCAGCGTCACAGGTATGATAGCTTCTTAAGGTAGAACAGAGGATGTAAATTGTctttttgaatgtgtttgtttgcataaaCGGGATAGTTctgccaaaatgaaaatgtcatcatgtgtgacatcatttatttgatgttGCAGTCCTGTATGGTTCAGTCACTGAGGCTGTCAAGCTCCaaaatgacagtattttctGATATTACACTCTTATGAGCAGTAAACAAGACCTGGAAGTCAAGTATCGGAACggtttttacaaaatatcaaatttgtaaaatgaatgaagaaTTTATCGGAAAGATTACAATATTTCACAAATTACTATTTTTcctatacaattttttttgaatttcaaattaaattatcatattttttcagATTACCAATGGTGTAAGATAATACACCAGCTATATCAAGTACTAAATAATTGATATGCTGTTTAAAGCTTGACAGACCTTGTCCTTAATCATTTACTTTAACTGAGTTGCCAAGTATCCCTCGAAAAATCCCCTTTTTTGTTCCATTGAAAAAAGTTTGATATGACATCAAGATGAGGGATTTGATTATTTGCTGAactatttctttcatttctgtatGCTTTTTCTTTTAGCATGTCAAGGCCTGTATACGATGGAGCCGCTGGAATATGTCTACTCTCCTCTCAGCCTTGTCCTCCACTCTCTGTCTCTTGTCTGGCTAGCTAAAGTCGTCCAATCAGAGCGAGGTCATGGCTCGACCTTTGACCTTTACTACACTCTAACAGTCACACGTTGCCTTTTACTAGGGTTCCTGTGTGTTGTGCACCCCGATGGCCCGAAGGCACTGGGTCACGGCAGCTGGCACAGTCTCCTGTTTTTTGGATATATGCTTGGAATGTTGCTGTTGGGTGCTGCACAACTTTTCTTTGTGGATGTTACCGCACTTTATTTTTCTGCTGTGCCGGCAGCTGTGCTGCATGCAACCAGAGGGCTGGTTCAACCCCTGTTTAATCTGCTATAGGACAGACTGACCAAACAGAGTTTGAGTTTGCTCCATTCTGAGGGGCACACAATGAAAACTGACTTGAGTGGCCAAACATAAGCAATCAAAGGACTGCTGTATCATTGATGACAACAACAGTATGAAGACTGAGCGCAGATTTTAGCAACATTAATGTGTGACTTTGTTGGCTGAAATCGATGAAGTGTTGATTTGgcattgtgacattattttcataACAGCGGAGCACAAATTATCCAAAATTAGTAGAGTAatacaaaaaagtcaaaatatttatatattatggtGATATGTTGTACAACGTTGTATTTATGCTGACTTTAATcgaaaaaaatcatgaaaccACAGGATGGTTAGTTAACAAGATAATTTACCTATGAGAATTACAAAGTAACTACTAACATCTGAATCCATTATTCTAATTGGTGGGTATACTTTGTTGTCTTGTGTAGTGTATGAAATAATGACtcaatgcaaaaaaagaacCAGATAATGTTTAAATGGTCGTCAAATAAGATCCTTAATTGTTTTAGAATGGCATGctcttgacattttttttagatcTACCTTAGCATTTAAGTTTatcaacaatatttaataattcaaCAAAGGACCATGATAGCTCCATGTTTTTCATCAATGATTGcagttaaacatttaacatttctcTAACATTTAAGAATATTAGAGTAATAATATACGTATATCACAATAACATTTATGAAAGGGAAAACCTATGACTCCTTTACTGATTTAGCTCCTAACAAAGGCctacaaatacagtattatttaggatttatttataataagcATATTGAAGAGGTTTTAGAAATACTAAGCAGCATCGTCAACTGTTTTCagtgtctttattttttgtcatgtcaaataatgttatatatttttttatatttacaaaatgctttcatccaataaagttaatttaaacTGTTAAACTTTTATCAGTACATTGCTTTGGGTGTTGAACCCCCGAACTTGCTAGGATCATGCCATCAGTTGAGCTAATTTTTGCTCATTGTCCATAGTgtacagataaataaaaaagctcaACCGCTTAATGTAATTCTTTTCAAAGAGGTTGGAAAAGTTAAAAACCACCAGAACTTCGGTGGAGCTTTGCAATCCCATGTCACTGATCTGTCCACCTGCTTAATGTTACACAAGTTAGCAATGTGTTGAGATTATCAGTCATTTTAGTGCAGgtaagcaaaataaaacattcctttttcttttctgtttaagCTATAACTGATGCTTTGTAACTGATGTGACTTACGGAGATCAACTCAATATGGAAATCCCagaaatataaatctttatttacgaaggtaaaaaaatacacatttacagTGGGAACAGTGTTTACTAAAGAACTGCCCTGACATGATTATGAAAACAATTCCCACACGAAAATCAAATTCCACGAAAGACCACCATTGTTAATCTATTATTAAATTCACATTCAGTACCATACAGGTACTAAAAACTGCCGTAAACCGTTATCACGATACGTCCTTTTATAGCTGAGAAACAATAGAGATCTATACTAGGAAAAGTGACATTAAAGGTCTGGAAATCGATTCAATGGGTTTAATTGATTTTGTTTGATTGCTTTTGTCGTCATTTATGACTTATCTGCATCGGGGGGGATGTGAATGCCTAAACTTTGCAGCAGGTTAGAGGCAGGCCCAGCTAGACCAGCCTGAGAAGCCAATGACTCGAGCAAATTTGTAACAAGATTGAGGTCCACATCGAGTGGCTGGATCTCTTCCTCAGCAAGTTCAGAGCCTGCCGTGACCGATGAGCTTTTAGTCGTATCCGATTTATTACCAACCTGCAACAGAAAACCAGGaggatgaataaaataaaatctttagcGTACATCAAAAGAGGAATATCTTCTGGATTCTCACTTTATTAGTCTGACTGAAACTTTTGCCAATATTTGTGCTTTGCAGCTCATGGTCCATTTCGTCCATGTACTTTCTTAAACTCTCCAATGTCTCTGCGTCTGTCTGCTCAACAGAGTCGTCATTCTGTACTTCTTCATCCTTATCTTCCTCATCGCCATCGTAGTCATCCTCAAAGTCATCAGAATCTAACTCATCATCCTTATTTCCTGCAAAATTATTAGCACACAAATAACGGTGCACTTTAGATTTATAGATAAATGACTAagaaatgtacaattatttttaaggaCTTTTTGATGTTGAATTTCCACCAAAAACAACTATGTTGTGATTTTCACTATGTATGATATACGTTtaccaaatgtaaaaatgcatatATACCAAATCTTAGGCTTTAGTGACTCATATGGCACATCTCTACTCACCAAGTAGTCTATCGAGTGCACTGGTTACTGCATCTGGATCAAAATTGAAGGGTTCAGACAAGCCAGATCTGCAACACGGAGAAAGATCAATTCTTGTGGTGGTCACAATCCAAacgtttattaaaaatgttcttttaggtcaaataaaaaatgaccttCCATTAAAAGATATTAGATCCCTAATATAGTTGGTAATGACAAACCTTGGAAATTCAGCTCCTTCATGAGAGGACATTGCATTGATGAAGCTCTTCATGCCTTGTGTAACGGCTACCAGACTGTAGCCAGTTTCCTCCTCTTGCTCCTCATTCTCTGGTCCTACAGTCTTGATTGTGCTGTTACTCACCCCACGGCCTCCTCTCTCCTCAAGCAGCCTCTCCAGCTCCTGAGGGGAGATGTCTAACCATGCATCACCTACAGGGGGTGTCAGAGGACAACACTTCTGATTCCTGCTGATAACTGTGTTTTAAACATACTATAAAGTATTTTCTGATTAATGCAGTTTATTTAGCCTCTACAATTAAGTGGGTAAAAAACATCCCTCTCGATTGGTGGCCATGCAAAATGATCCAATGGGGGTAAATTCCGGATAAACAACTACAATTTAGATAACATTTTCAAGGTAATACAGAGCTCCTTGGACTCATTTTCAATGGAGTGACTAGGTTCATTTCAAGAAAGTAAATGCAGataagattagattagatgtGTAcacttttagataaaaataaagtgGTACATACTGTCCTCTGGTGGTAGATGTGCTTCTTGTTGTTTTAAGTCTTCCAAGCTGTAGGAAGCATCCTTTAAGATTTTGAACACCTCATCACCGGGATTATAAATATCAGGCCTTCAGAATGTAAAACAGTGATCGATTAGTTATGATAGATAACATTTCCGCAAGTAAGAAACTTAGTTTTTGATAAGTTATGGTTGAccaaaaataaagtgttttaccGGTGTGTGCTGGTTATTGACTGTTTGAAAAAGTTCTCTGCTGACATCATAAGGTCTTTGTATCGAGCAGATCCTTCAAGTTCAGCCTGGATGCACAAAACCCATAAACAAGATTATAAAACCCCaggcaaaatgacaaaaaaaattcctTTCAAGCAAAGAAATCGTTGTATCTTTTTCAGGAACTCTCTGTGCACCTTAAAGTATCCATTCTTTTTGAGGCTATCAAGAAAGCCTCTCCAAAGCGGGTTGCTGCTAACAGATGGTTCCTGCACCGATGAGGACTGCCCACTTTTAGAGCAAAGGATTTCAAACCCATGGGCCTTGGGtataaacaaaaagcataatATATTAATACCACAGGCAAGATCAATGGAGTTTTGGTAGAACCAAACACAGAACCAGACACCTAATACACACACCAATTTCATGCCCAGCTCGTGAGCCCTGTATTGGGGATGAGTACGGGGAGGAAGGGTAAAGCCACTCCTCCGATCTGGAATAAAACTCTGTTGATTAAGCTGGGCATATAAGCAGCGAGTAAACTTcacctaaaaagaaaaaagagaaacaagaaaCTCAAAAACTGTATGTGCTGATAGATGACAGAATACAGCAGCTTTTCTTAACAAAGAAGCAACATTTAAACTTCTCACCGATGTCATAACTCTGGTGTCAGGCGGAAAGGTGCGAAAGGTTCGGCAGGCCTGAAGGTCAAGCGGGTCCCGCAGATAGAAAGCAGATACCGCAGGCGCTAAGAGGTCAGGGCTTCTAGACAACACTGCAGCAATGCCGGCAGGTATGTAACAGTGGGCATGATGGAAATTCTGCTGGATTTTATCTGGGTACCTGAACACACAAATTGAAAGTACAAATAAAGGTTGTGCCAGTGCCAACAAAACTCTTTAatatctgtaaaacaaaacatttacttagttatttgaaacatttgagAACTGCTATTGATGTTAGGCTTACCCATCAAGCCTTCTGGCTAGAGCTGAGCGTATGTGTTTCCTAGCCAGACAGTGCTCTGTGTGTAAATGGAGCATCTCTAGTGCCTCAACCACAGTGGGCACTGAGTCTTTGGGCCAGCCGATCTCCCCAGGATGAAGGCGGTTGGGTAATATGTGCAGTTCTCCCTGGTATAGGAACACCTGGCACAGAGAAAAATTGTAAGCCAGTGGGAAGACATTGATCTTTTTCTAGCCAAACACTGAAATCCCAAAATGTATTAGTGTAGTATCTTTAAGCTCTATGATGATAGAGATGATACTGTGGTACTTTGATGAATACCATGGTGCagaatgattaaaatattattgtattgGAGCATTCACATGGTATTCCAATCCATCAACAAAGTTAGTAGATCCAAAACATCAAACATGTCCTAAAAAACATAACATCTCAGTACTTTGTCATTAGtgtctgtttatattttgaagactaACCCTGTTTTCACTGCTGTCAGGGTCCAGCCACTTTGGCAGATGTTCAGCTGCTTCAATCAGCAGAAACTGTCCATCATTGTCATTTACAACTGCAGCAACTTCTTTAAAGATGCATGTGATGCATTTGAGCAGGTAAACGATGAACCATTCATCTTCCACATTGTCACCAAACACAGTGACACCACCCAGATGTGCTGGCTCACCCCCTATAGAGAGAATAGGATAAGATGCTGTGCCTAGCAAGCAAATAGTAAATACAAATACCTACAACATTCACTTCCTTTTGTACATGACAGTACttacaattaaacatttgtaagaCCAGATAACTaagaaatacaaacattttaaaatagataaaGTAAAGAAACACTACCATGACATGAGTTTTTTAACATAGATCTCACCAAAAGAAAACTTTATATAGATTCTGCAGAATCTCAAATACTGACCTTTCTCAGGATGGTATGTTAGATTAAAGGGCTGATGTTGCCAGATATACTGCACAAGAAGAGGGGCGATCTCGGCCAGGATGTTCTCCAGAAGCTGCTGCAAGGATTTCTCATTAGCTTCTGCGTCTGATGGGTCAGGCTGAACCAGAAACAGTTTATACTGGACCGCATCCTCTGGAATGGCTGGTCTTCTCAAAGCATCCATGTTCGTGATGACGccttgtgaaataaaatgaagcaCATGTCACTGGATCTGGTTTAGAACTTGCCGACCAAGCGCGacacattttaatgattttagcactatttaaaatatatccGTATATATACAATTCCTAGTTACCTATAAGCGTTTAATGATCGTTATGGGATAATCAACTGAATAAACTCCATATGAATGTGCTCATGCGGGCAGAGTTACATATTTTCATCAGGCAGTCTTGAGTTTAAGCTCCCGGGACTTTTTTCTTACACGCTCCGGAAgtaacattgttcaaaataaaagtcatcaaAGATCGAAATCTGAGcgcatttaaatgtatttatatagaaTGATATATAGTATATAATTAAGATATATAGTATTTAAAATACGTTAGTTATAAAAAATGctataattgttatttttttagaaagaaagaaagaaagaaagaaagaaaggaagaaagaaagaaaaaatgctATCAATCCAAAGTAAATGGCTGACAGTCTTTGTTACGAGATTACTCATCTCACCTGCCCCGTGTTCATCGGCCATCTGGGGTCTGTTTTGaccattaaaacacaacataaaatgtatCTCAGACATTAACCCAGTCCATTAGCAAGGTCCCCATGGTCGCTCTTTATTGTTTCAAAAGAGACAAACTAACCCCAGGTGTGCATTAAGACATTCAGAGAGAAGCATGCACCTGCCCTGGGGTCTCAAACCTCCTTATGACGAAATGGTATTACTAATTTTCAGAGGATTATATAAAGGAGATCAAGAACAACACACTTCATCTTCACAAAGACAACAGGTAAGACATTTTGAACTATcacattaatatataaatatctgtACAATATTTAGACTCCATATTCATTCTGTCTTTTTGGCAAAATAACATCATAGCTGCCTATagccattcttcaaaatacaccGAGTGATGCTCTATCTTTGTATACATTTCCTTCCACTGCCTACATCCTTCAGCTCCTAAAATGTATAACAAATTGGTCAGATCAATTTCTGTACATATTTTCAAGGGTTTCGCTTGTGTAAAAATTGTTgatgattttgaattattaaatgATGTTCAATTTCATCATATAGTTAATATGTTTATTGGTTTGGCTCTGTAATACATTGGGTGATACGTGCAGAACTGGGTTACTTTCTTCCACTATAGCTGGAAgacaatatgttattttgtctAACAActagacaaaatgtaaatttcaagTCAAACCAAAtcataatttaaacaaatgtccTCATGAGAGTACAATGTAACACATGTCTTTGTTTCAGTTCCAATATGGAGTGGAAAGGAAGGCAACTGGTCCAGTTGTTATTGCTCATGTTTGTGCTAGAAGTTACTCTTTGCCAACACTGGTCATACGGTTGGCTTCCTGGTGGAAAGAGAAGTGTCGGTGAAGTAGAGGCAACTTTTCGGGTGAGattatttatcttttcattAAATAGCACATAAAGTTGTTTGTGAGCAAGCAATAACTAGATACACAATATACTTGTTGAGATGTGTACAAGTAAGACATCTATATCTATAATCTTTATAATTAGATGATGGATGGTGGTGAGTCAGTGCTGTCTATTCCTGCCGACTCTCCAATGGATTCACTTCCACCCATACACATAGTAAGAAGAACTCAAgtgtttttcattctttttgaaaaaacagTGTGAAATTGTTTGTATTGATCAGTGATGTCCTTCGATTATAATTTCAGGTGAATGAGGTGGATGCTGAAGGTTTGCCTCTGAAGATGCAGAGATTTCCCAACAGACGAGGAagagtataaaaataaaatatgtatctttaaatcagttcaaataaaattagttttatcATTTGGAAGGAAAATGTCATATTGAGTcctgttaaatgtaaaaacattccTGTTAAAATATCCTTTGTCTCTGGATGTAATTAATAAATCAATGGGGGTAATTAATTAGTTTAAAGTGTACTTAtaatacaaacatatttattaaaggTATTCAAAGAACGAAAGCCATTCCACAAGTTCTAATCCACATGGTGGCACTCTTGTAGTACGATATATATAAActaaatctctctctccctttttacaagtatatttcaattttttgtgtATTAGGCTGTAATTAGTTAAATCGTTAAATTATAGCTGTTTAAACATGTCTGCTGTGATCAATAAACATACCATCAATGTTTACATATTCTTTCAGTTTTCTCATTGGaagtgtacatttattttaactgaaaGAGGATAAAAGATTAAAATTTGACTTACAagattataattaaataatacattaaaaatacagtttaacaGTTCCTAGGATTCGAACCCCCATCCTTAACATTTGCTATGCTTtgatgtttaaagggatactt
The sequence above is drawn from the Triplophysa dalaica isolate WHDGS20190420 chromosome 15, ASM1584641v1, whole genome shotgun sequence genome and encodes:
- the ecd gene encoding protein ecdysoneless homolog; translation: MDALRRPAIPEDAVQYKLFLVQPDPSDAEANEKSLQQLLENILAEIAPLLVQYIWQHQPFNLTYHPEKGGEPAHLGGVTVFGDNVEDEWFIVYLLKCITCIFKEVAAVVNDNDGQFLLIEAAEHLPKWLDPDSSENRVFLYQGELHILPNRLHPGEIGWPKDSVPTVVEALEMLHLHTEHCLARKHIRSALARRLDGYPDKIQQNFHHAHCYIPAGIAAVLSRSPDLLAPAVSAFYLRDPLDLQACRTFRTFPPDTRVMTSVKFTRCLYAQLNQQSFIPDRRSGFTLPPRTHPQYRAHELGMKLAHGFEILCSKSGQSSSVQEPSVSSNPLWRGFLDSLKKNGYFKAELEGSARYKDLMMSAENFFKQSITSTHRPDIYNPGDEVFKILKDASYSLEDLKQQEAHLPPEDSDAWLDISPQELERLLEERGGRGVSNSTIKTVGPENEEQEEETGYSLVAVTQGMKSFINAMSSHEGAEFPRSGLSEPFNFDPDAVTSALDRLLGNKDDELDSDDFEDDYDGDEEDKDEEVQNDDSVEQTDAETLESLRKYMDEMDHELQSTNIGKSFSQTNKVGNKSDTTKSSSVTAGSELAEEEIQPLDVDLNLVTNLLESLASQAGLAGPASNLLQSLGIHIPPDADKS
- the si:ch211-248a14.8 gene encoding uncharacterized protein si:ch211-248a14.8 — its product is MDPWQTLVSRCSSWWQVHTPHALRACLYKVCKPLVPLLLCIAALVAVILYALADDLHSFVCRIFIPQYHYPYAVPLAFIQVFLNLLALLALHGVGLVHLKPFSLRLAERLFVPAVCGSVQCVLALWAEASAHSGLYPLIARFLPMASVSLGHLFALSLPGSIHICCLLTAVTVTSVSVTACQGLYTMEPLEYVYSPLSLVLHSLSLVWLAKVVQSERGHGSTFDLYYTLTVTRCLLLGFLCVVHPDGPKALGHGSWHSLLFFGYMLGMLLLGAAQLFFVDVTALYFSAVPAAVLHATRGLVQPLFNLL
- the gnrh3 gene encoding gonadotropin-releasing hormone 3, with product MEWKGRQLVQLLLLMFVLEVTLCQHWSYGWLPGGKRSVGEVEATFRMMDGGESVLSIPADSPMDSLPPIHIVNEVDAEGLPLKMQRFPNRRGRV